In Chitinophaga oryzae, the sequence ACCGGCTGCAAACAACCAGTCTGTTCAATACATCAGGCTTTTGGCAGTTCCGCTGCCTGCGGAAAACCATTTATGCCATAACGTGCTGTTTCCAGCAAGGAAACGGATTGCCATCCTTTCATAAAAGCCCCCATGTCTTCTATTAATGCAAGCACAGCATCGTTCCATTTTCCGAAGTCAGGAAGGGCAGCCCGTAAGACAAGAAACGCTTCCAGGTCGGCGTCATGCAGACGTATTGTTTCTGCCACTGCGTCATCCCTGGTTATTTGATAATGATGCTGCAATACTTTTACCACATTGAAATATACCTCTCCGCTTTCTTCATCTTTAAGCAAGGATTGTACGTCATTGAAATAGCCGATAATCCTGGTGGTAAGCTCATACAGTCTTTTAATGACAGGATGCGCGTAAATATGATCGGGCAAGGTGACTTCATTCTGGATTTCTATGGTATCAATAAAAGCGCAAATCATCAATATTCTTACCCTTATATTAAGCAGATTGCCCACCGTTGGAAATATTTTTTGTTGTTTATAAAGCACCTCCATTTCCAGGCCATCGAAATAATCATTTATCGCATTGGCAAAGCGATTGACGGACGCCGCAGGAATAAACTCCATAAAGCCTTCCCGTATGGCGTACAACTGATATGCAAGCGGTATCTGCGCTTCTTCAGGCGTGATTTGGCCTTTCAACACAGCCACCGACCGCTCCTGCGCATTCCTCACCTCGGCAACGGTAGCGACCTCATACATATCGTCGTTGTACATAGACCAAAGCATGAACCGTCCCAAAGGCAGCATACGTTCAAAGCTTCGGGTTTTAGGCCACCAACGGGCGGACATGAATCCCGTTTTGGTCTGCTTATACTTTTCTCTTGTTGAAAACGGGACCAGATCTTTTAGTTCCCCGTCAATCCACTGCGTGTCCGTTACCTCTTGCAGTGTCGCCGCAAACGGGCTGATCAGGTTGGGAAACGGGTAGTTAAAGCGGTCGTTGAGAATTTTTCTGATGTTCATGATGGTTACTTTGAGGTTTCCTAATTTACAAAATTTGGCTTAAATGCCCACCCCCAAAAAACAAAAACCCCGCGTCATACGCGAGGTTTGAAAACAGCCGTCGCAGGCCATCAATGTTTGAAACGATCTACCAGCGCAGCCAGCAGTTCAACAGTCATCCAGAACGATACGATCCCCAATAAGTAACCTGCTAAACACAAAATATATCCTTTTACCCTCTTTCCGCCCAGTAGCTGACCGATAGCCCACATACAGTATATCAGCGTAACACACTCTGACACCAGCTTCATATTTATCCCGCTGAGTCCCTGCACCAGCGCAAACACGGTGTATATCAACATCCCAATGCCAATCACGAAACATAGTGCAATGAGTATCTCATAAAAATTATATCCGCTCTTACGCATAAATAATCTCAGCCAGGTTCCTATAAAGAGGCCCATAATGATATTGGCATATCCGTAATGATTCTCTATCCATTCAGTGATGGCGGCAAAGGTGGCATACTTCGTGGCATCACTTACGATATGGTCCTTTTCAATATGAAAGAAATGGGTGACCAGCGTATATAGTAACGAACTGATGATGAGGAAAATGACCGGCTTTATCAGCCGGCTCCTGTCCTCCGTAAGAAACCTCCTGATACTTTCTCCGGGACGTACCAGCAACTCCCTGATCGTGTACAATATCCCCTTCTCAAAATGAAGGACATGCATGACTTCATGAATGATATAATGGCTATCCACACGTTTCAGTGTTACAGGGGTGCCACAATAACCACAAAATGCATTAGCAACGGCTGTATTACAATGCTTGCAATTCATAGGAGTAATTATTGGGCCTCAGCAGCCGTACGGGACTTCAGTTCTGCTTTAATAGCCTTCAACTGTTGAAATAATGGGAAAAACAATAACGACAAAGGAAACATCGGCGCGAGATAAACCATCCTTTTCTCTTTGATCATGATAACGCAGGCGATCATTATCACCCATAGGACCAGGAATGCTACCAAAATTCCCAGTATACGGCTTTTTCTTCTCAGCAGTTCATTGGTGTCAGTACCAGACAGGTTCATAATGTAGATTTTACACCAAAATTCATGACTTTTTCCTTGCAAAACCCTACACTTGAGTGTAAATTTATAGCCAATCCAAAGGCTTTTGAATGAAAATTAATCCCGGTAATACCCTGTTGACAAAGAACAGATTAGATAATATTTCCGAACATGACCGCCACAGGCAGCACTACCTGGACGTAGTGCAGGCATTCTCCCGTCTTTCATACGAAAGCATTTACATCATAGACTATTCAAACATGTCATTTGAGTATGTATCAGATAACCCGCTGTTTTTATGCGGCCATACAGCAGATGAAGTTTTGCAGCTGGGTTATGAGTTTTACTTCCGTCATGTGCCGGCAGCGGACCTGGAACTACTTTCCATCCTGAATGATGCAGGCTTTGATTTCTATGCAGCGCTACCGGAAAAAGAGAGGAAGCAATACAGCATCTCTTACGACTTTCACCTGACCAGCAGGGCAGGCAAGCAAATACTGGTCAACCACCGGTTGACACCGCTCTTTCTTACTACTGAAGGGAAAATCTGGAAATCCATGTGCATGGTGTCACTCTCCTCCCAGCAAAAATCCGGGAATGTCCGCATATTCAAACAAGGGAGCAACGACATCTGGAAGCTGAACCTGGAAACGAGGAAATGGATCAAATCTGCCAAACCTGTACTGACTGACAGAGAACTGGAAGTGCTGCGTATGTATGCACAGGGGTTCTCCATCAGCCAGATTGCGGAAAAAATATTCGTGGCGCCGGATACCATTAAATACTACCGGCGCCGGATATTCGAACGGCTGGAGGTGAGTAATATCGCAGATGCCCTGGCGCAGGCGGTGAATAACAGGCTCGTATAAAAAATCTTATGGCGCCGCCTCAGGCATTCATATCTATAGGGAGTGTGTAGATGCGTTTTCCTGTTGCCTTATAAACCGCATTGCACAGCGCCGGCGTAAAGGGCGGCACGGGCGGCTCTCCGATGCCTGTTGGTTTGGCAGCGCTTTCCACAATGTGCACATGGATCTGCCCGGGCGATTCCGGCATCCGGATGATCTGGTAGCCATCGAAGTTGTTTTGCTCTACCTGTCCGTTTTTCACGGTGATCATGCTTTTGAGGGCGAGACTCGCAGAGAACTGGGCGCCTCCTTCAAACTGCGATCTGATGCGGTCCACATTTACTGCCAGGCCACAGTCCACGGCGTAATATACATTGGGAATGGTGATTTTGTTATTTGCATCCACCTGTACTTCCACCACGCAGGCTACATAGGTCAGGAAGCTTTTGTGCGCGGCAAAGCCGAGCCCGGAACCTTCAGGCATGTCTTTCCCCCAGCCGGATTCCTTCGCCACGCGGCGGATGACCTCTTTCATGCGGGCAATTTCCCAGGGATAACTGGCAATGTCCTCCCCATAATTAGGGTAGGTAGTTTTCACCAGTTCCCCGCTGAAAGTGATATTGCGGTCTTCCCCAAGCAGTTCCAGCGCATTGGCTACGGGGTCTACTCCTCTGGCTTCCGCTACCTCGTCCAGCATAGTGGCAGCGGCAAAGGCCTGTGGGATATTGCGTACGGACCGCAGCCAGCCTATGCGCAGATGTGCTTTGGCGTCGTGCGTTTCCACGTTGATGGCAGGGACATCGTATGGAAAATCAGTTGCGCCCAGTCCCAGTTCTCCATCGCTGGGCTGCACGACGGCGCTGTCTTCCGTAGCAGAAATAGAGGGATAAGCGATGTGATGGTCCCAGCCGCTCAGTTTATTCTGGTTGTCGATGGTGGCAACGATCCGTTGCACGCTCAACGCATGGAAATAATCGTGATGGATGTCGTCTTCCCTGGTCCACTGTACCTTAACGGGGAGCCCGGATTCTTTTGCCAGCAGGGCCGCTTCCACGATGAAGTCCGGCTTGGACTTCCGGCCGAATGCACCACCCAGCAAAGTTACATTTACCCTTACCTTGTCCACCTGGAATCCCAGGGCTTCTGCTACCGCTTCCCGTGCTCCCTGCGGATTTTGTGTACAGGCCCAGACTTCACAGCTATCATTTTTCACAACGGCGAGGGCTGTAGGTGGCTCGAGGGTGGCGTGTGCGAGATAAGGCGCCACATAAGTATGATCAATCACTTTTTTCGCAGCGGCTTTTGCAGCCTCGAAGTTGCCCCGTTTTCTGCGCACCGTCCCTTTCTTTGTCACCTCCTGTTTTAACGCTTCTATCTGTTCAGCGGAATTGTAGCCCGCGTTGGGGCCCAGGTCCCATTCCACTTCCAGCAGGTCGCGGGCTTTGATAGCCGCCCAGGTGTTTTCCGCGATAACGGCCACGCCGCTCAGGGGTTTTCTCAAGGTGGCCGGCAAGCCGGGGCCTTTGATGGCGATCACCTTGATAACACCGGGGATGGCGCGGGCTTTGGTATCATCGAACGACTTCACGGCGCCTCCCACAACGGGACATCTTTTAATAACGGCGATTTTCATCCCGTCGGTCACGGCATCGATGCCAAAAACAGCTTTGCCGGTTATGATATCGTGCAGGTCCACAATAGGAGTTTCCTTTCCTATCAAGTTGAACCTGCTATTATCCTTTAATTTTATTTCGCTTACCGTGGGAACGGGCAACGCTTTAGCTGCTTCCACCAGTTCCCCGAAATCCAGCTTTTTGCCGGAGCCCTTGTGGACCACCTGTCCTTTTTCGGTATCACATTCTTCGGCAGGTACTTTCCATCGCTGAGCGGCGGCCCTGATCAGCAGCAACCTGGCAATGGCGCCGGCTTCGCGCATGGGTTTGTAGAACTGCCTGATGGAAAATGAGCCATCTGTATTCTGATTGCCATATTTTTTCTCATCTCCTTCCGCCTGAACGATACGGACATTATTCCAGTCGGCCCCCAGCTCGTCCGCCACAATCAGCGGAAGAGAGGTCCGGATCCCCTGCCCCATTTCGGAACGGTGGGCAACAATCGTCACCTGACCATCCGAGCCAATCTGTAAATAAACGTTGGGGGCGATGGTAACTATCTTCTTACCTTTTTCATTACAGCTAAAGAAACTTACGCCCAGTACAAGTCCGCCGGTAAGCAGGCCGCCCACCTTCAGGAAATCCCTCCTGGAAGCGCTGAAAACTTCAGAAGTGACATTCCCGTTTTTCTTCTTTTGAAAAGGAGCTGATATTTTCATGATTTGTTCGCTGATTGAGAATGGAGAAATTATTTGGACGCTGCTGCTGAAATGGCCGCCTTGATCCTGTTATAGGTCCCGCACCTGCAAAGGTTGCCCTGCATAGCCTGCTCGATCTCCTGGCCGGAAGGGTGTGCGTTCTTTTTCAGCAACGCCGCCGCATTCATGATCTGGCCGGTCTGGCAATAGCCGCATTGAGGCACTACAAATTTTTCCCAGGCTTGTTGCAAAGGATGGTCCCCATCTTCCGACAATCCTTCTATGGTGGTAATTCTGGCATCGCCAACACCCGAGACGGGATAACTGCAGGACCGGACAGCGTCATCGTTGAGATGTACCGTACAGGCGCCACAGAGGGCCTTTCCGCAGCCAAACTTAGTGCCTTTCAGGCCGATGATGTCCCGAAGCACCCATAACAATGGCATATCTTCGGGCACATCCACTTCGTGCTTTTTGCCATTTACCTGAATTGAATATTTAGCCATAATGTTCTGTTTAAAGGTAGAGCAGTATAAGGTTGAATTACCACAGCCAGGCAAAACTTTATTTAATTTAAGCCATTCGGCTAAGAAAAAGAAATGAGAAATGAAAAATTAAACAATTCAAACCGGAACGGCTGCCGAAAGGGCCCTGACGGGCTAACGCCTACGGATATCTGAAGTGGGTGGGAATGGAGGCCGGAAACAAATGAGTAACGCAGCGGCCTGCAGGCAGGCTACTGCGTTACTCATTTACCATCCCGGCTCAAAGCGTTTATGCATGCATCATGCTGACCATCGGTTCGTTCTCCGTTGTCGCAGCGGGTAATGGTTGCTGATGTTTTTTACCGAATGTGACAAAGCTCAGGCCCAGGTTGGCAGCCAGCAATCCCACGCTCATCCAGATAACATGATGCACACCATACCTGGCGATGATCAGACCGCCCAGCATGGTGCCCAGGGAGATACCGATATTATAACAGGATGTCAGCAGACTATTCACAAACTCCAGTGCACTGTGAGGAACGGAGCGGGTTGTACGGATATTGCCGATCAGGAAACCGCCGGTGTGGATAGCGCCCCACAAAGAAAGAAGGATCACCATGGGTACAAAGAGGCCGCCGAAAACATAAGCCAGGAGCTGCACGACTATAAGCGCTGTAAAGAATACGCGGGTAGTGAGCATCACGTTTTTACTTAAGGCCTTACCTGTAAGCCAGTTACCCAGTACGCCCATACCGCCGAACAGGAGCAGCATAACGCTGATCTGGGTGCCGTTCATGTGCGTGATCTTTTCCATATAGGCAGCCAGGTAGCCGTAACTGGAAAACATTCCCGCCAGCATCAGGATGGTGGAAACAAGATTTAACCATAGCAGGGGGCTTTTTAAAACATACAGCTGGCTATCGCCCGACACCTTCCTGGTGGCCGGCATGGATGGCACATACAGGACCAGTCCGGCGAATGCAATCAGGCTAACAAAGCTCGCCAGGAAAAAAGATGCCTGCCAATTGCCAAAAAATTCAGCCGCATAAGTGGTGATCGGTACGCCCATGACCGTGGCGATGCTGACGCCTGACATCACTATGGAGACGGCTTTGCTGCCCGACTCTTTGAAAGCTACAGCCAGTGATATATTCCAGAACAGCGGGTGCAGGAAGGCAGGCAAAACCCGGGCGATCATCAAAACGGTGAAATTGGGAGCAAATGCCGAAAGAATATTGGACACTACAAATACCGCCAACACCATAGACATCAGCAGCTTGCGGTTGAGATTAGTAGTCAGCGCGGTTATAAACGGAGATGATACCGCCACCGTCAGCGCAAACGCACTTAACAGCCAACCCGCTGTTTCCAGGGAAACATGAAACACCTGAGCCAGGTTAGGCAATACACCTATAACGCCGAATTCTGTTGTAATAATGCCGAAAGCTCCCAGAGCCATTGCGTATATGGACTTTTTCATAAATTCTCAGTTTGAAACATTTAAATGTATCTATATAATAAAGGTCACGAGATAGTATGGTCCGGCGTTTTAAAAAAATCAGCCCCTCAGGGAATTCAGGCTGGCGATATAGTCGGCCAGCACTTCCTGGTTTAAAATGTATTTGATATTCCTTCCTTCTTTTTCAGGTATGACCAGATCTGCCTCCACCAGCTGTTTCAGGTGGTGGGAAACGGAAGGTTGCGTAAGATCAAGCATATCGGTTATCTCTGCACAGTACAAACATCCCTGCTTCTTCCTGATTTCCTGCAGGATGGTAATCCTGCTGGCGTCACTTAACGCACGGGATATTTTCTCAAATTTTTTATTGTCCATCCGGAAAATAAATTGATTCCGGAGCAAAGATAAGCGGAAATATAGAAACATATAAATATTTCTATGCAAAAATTTGAAATGATAATGGGGTGACAAACGGGCATAAACCGAAGAACCTCCTCTGTTTATAAAGCGGGGCTGAACAA encodes:
- a CDS encoding DUF3667 domain-containing protein; the encoded protein is MDSHYIIHEVMHVLHFEKGILYTIRELLVRPGESIRRFLTEDRSRLIKPVIFLIISSLLYTLVTHFFHIEKDHIVSDATKYATFAAITEWIENHYGYANIIMGLFIGTWLRLFMRKSGYNFYEILIALCFVIGIGMLIYTVFALVQGLSGINMKLVSECVTLIYCMWAIGQLLGGKRVKGYILCLAGYLLGIVSFWMTVELLAALVDRFKH
- a CDS encoding response regulator transcription factor — translated: MKINPGNTLLTKNRLDNISEHDRHRQHYLDVVQAFSRLSYESIYIIDYSNMSFEYVSDNPLFLCGHTADEVLQLGYEFYFRHVPAADLELLSILNDAGFDFYAALPEKERKQYSISYDFHLTSRAGKQILVNHRLTPLFLTTEGKIWKSMCMVSLSSQQKSGNVRIFKQGSNDIWKLNLETRKWIKSAKPVLTDRELEVLRMYAQGFSISQIAEKIFVAPDTIKYYRRRIFERLEVSNIADALAQAVNNRLV
- a CDS encoding (2Fe-2S)-binding protein, which codes for MAKYSIQVNGKKHEVDVPEDMPLLWVLRDIIGLKGTKFGCGKALCGACTVHLNDDAVRSCSYPVSGVGDARITTIEGLSEDGDHPLQQAWEKFVVPQCGYCQTGQIMNAAALLKKNAHPSGQEIEQAMQGNLCRCGTYNRIKAAISAAASK
- a CDS encoding MFS transporter, which encodes MKKSIYAMALGAFGIITTEFGVIGVLPNLAQVFHVSLETAGWLLSAFALTVAVSSPFITALTTNLNRKLLMSMVLAVFVVSNILSAFAPNFTVLMIARVLPAFLHPLFWNISLAVAFKESGSKAVSIVMSGVSIATVMGVPITTYAAEFFGNWQASFFLASFVSLIAFAGLVLYVPSMPATRKVSGDSQLYVLKSPLLWLNLVSTILMLAGMFSSYGYLAAYMEKITHMNGTQISVMLLLFGGMGVLGNWLTGKALSKNVMLTTRVFFTALIVVQLLAYVFGGLFVPMVILLSLWGAIHTGGFLIGNIRTTRSVPHSALEFVNSLLTSCYNIGISLGTMLGGLIIARYGVHHVIWMSVGLLAANLGLSFVTFGKKHQQPLPAATTENEPMVSMMHA
- a CDS encoding terpene synthase family protein — encoded protein: MNIRKILNDRFNYPFPNLISPFAATLQEVTDTQWIDGELKDLVPFSTREKYKQTKTGFMSARWWPKTRSFERMLPLGRFMLWSMYNDDMYEVATVAEVRNAQERSVAVLKGQITPEEAQIPLAYQLYAIREGFMEFIPAASVNRFANAINDYFDGLEMEVLYKQQKIFPTVGNLLNIRVRILMICAFIDTIEIQNEVTLPDHIYAHPVIKRLYELTTRIIGYFNDVQSLLKDEESGEVYFNVVKVLQHHYQITRDDAVAETIRLHDADLEAFLVLRAALPDFGKWNDAVLALIEDMGAFMKGWQSVSLLETARYGINGFPQAAELPKA
- a CDS encoding xanthine dehydrogenase family protein molybdopterin-binding subunit, with amino-acid sequence MKISAPFQKKKNGNVTSEVFSASRRDFLKVGGLLTGGLVLGVSFFSCNEKGKKIVTIAPNVYLQIGSDGQVTIVAHRSEMGQGIRTSLPLIVADELGADWNNVRIVQAEGDEKKYGNQNTDGSFSIRQFYKPMREAGAIARLLLIRAAAQRWKVPAEECDTEKGQVVHKGSGKKLDFGELVEAAKALPVPTVSEIKLKDNSRFNLIGKETPIVDLHDIITGKAVFGIDAVTDGMKIAVIKRCPVVGGAVKSFDDTKARAIPGVIKVIAIKGPGLPATLRKPLSGVAVIAENTWAAIKARDLLEVEWDLGPNAGYNSAEQIEALKQEVTKKGTVRRKRGNFEAAKAAAKKVIDHTYVAPYLAHATLEPPTALAVVKNDSCEVWACTQNPQGAREAVAEALGFQVDKVRVNVTLLGGAFGRKSKPDFIVEAALLAKESGLPVKVQWTREDDIHHDYFHALSVQRIVATIDNQNKLSGWDHHIAYPSISATEDSAVVQPSDGELGLGATDFPYDVPAINVETHDAKAHLRIGWLRSVRNIPQAFAAATMLDEVAEARGVDPVANALELLGEDRNITFSGELVKTTYPNYGEDIASYPWEIARMKEVIRRVAKESGWGKDMPEGSGLGFAAHKSFLTYVACVVEVQVDANNKITIPNVYYAVDCGLAVNVDRIRSQFEGGAQFSASLALKSMITVKNGQVEQNNFDGYQIIRMPESPGQIHVHIVESAAKPTGIGEPPVPPFTPALCNAVYKATGKRIYTLPIDMNA
- a CDS encoding ArsR/SmtB family transcription factor yields the protein MDNKKFEKISRALSDASRITILQEIRKKQGCLYCAEITDMLDLTQPSVSHHLKQLVEADLVIPEKEGRNIKYILNQEVLADYIASLNSLRG